In the Arachis ipaensis cultivar K30076 chromosome B10, Araip1.1, whole genome shotgun sequence genome, one interval contains:
- the LOC107624292 gene encoding probable 2-oxoglutarate-dependent dioxygenase At3g111800: MSNTSPDWPEPIVRVQSLSERCIDSIPDRYIKPPTHRPVSASTFTSTSDANIPVIDFGDFLGTDPDARRLVLQKVAEACNDWGFFQVVNHGVRPELMDKARETWREFFHLPMELKQKYANSPKTYEGYGSRLGVEKGAILDWSDYYFLHYLPLSLKDYNKWPSLPLSCREVFDEYGREVVKLGGRLLKALSINLGLEEDFLQNAFGGEDIGACLRVNFYPKCPRPELTLGLSSHSDPGGMTMLLPDDQVAGLQVRRGDEWITVKPARHAFIVNIGDQIQVISNAKYKSVEHRVIVNSDKERVSLAFFYNPKSDIPIQPAKELVTPDTPSLYPPMTFDEYRLFIRTRGPRGKSQVDSLKSPR; this comes from the exons ATGTCCAACACTTCACCAGATTGGCCTGAACCAATAGTGAGAGTTCAATCCTTGTCGGAAAGATGCATAGACTCAATCCCAGACAGGTATATCAAGCCCCCGACCCATAGGCCGGTTTCTGCTTCTACTTTTACTTCCACTTCGGATGCAAATATCCCAGTCATAGACTTCGGAGACTTTCTGGGAACCGACCCGGACGCAAGGAGGTTGGTGCTCCAGAAAGTCGCCGAGGCCTGCAATGACTGGGGGTTCTTCCAAGTGGTGAACCACGGGGTTAGACCAGAGTTGATGGACAAGGCTCGGGAAACTTGGCGTGAATTCTTTCACCTTCCCATGGAATTGAAGCAAAAATATGCAAACTCTCCAAAGACTTACGAAGGTTATGGAAGTAGGCTTGGTGTTGAAAAGGGTGCTATTCTTGATTGGAGTGATTACTATTTCCTTCACTACCTTCCTTTGTCACTCAAAGATTATAACAAATGGCCTTCTTTGCCTCTCTCTTGCag GGAAGTGTTTGATGAATATGGGAGAGAGGTGGTGAAGCTAGGAGGGAGGTTGTTGAAGGCTTTGTCTATAAACTTAGGTTTAGAAGAGGATTTTCTCCAGAATGCATTTGGGGGTGAAGATATTGGGGCATGTTTGAGGGTTAATTTTTACCCAAAGTGCCCTCGGCCGGAGCTGACGCTTGGTCTGTCGTCGCACTCGGACCCCGGAGGGATGACGATGTTGCTGCCGGACGACCAAGTTGCCGGCCTTCAGGTTCGGAGAGGCGATGAATGGATCACGGTGAAGCCTGCTCGCCATGCCTTCATTGTTAATATTGGAGATCAAATTCAg GTTATAAGCAATGCAAAATACAAGAGCGTGGAGCACAGAGTAATAGTAAATTCAGATAAAGAGAGAGTATCATTGGCATTTTTCTACAACCCAAAAAGTGACATACCCATTCAGCCAGCAAAGGAATTGGTAACCCCAGACACCCCTTCACTCTACCCTCCCATGACCTTTGATGAATATAGGCTCTTCATTAGAACCAGAGGTCCACGTGGCAAATCCCAAGTGGACTCTCTAAAATCTCCTAGATAA